A genomic region of Nymphaea colorata isolate Beijing-Zhang1983 chromosome 2, ASM883128v2, whole genome shotgun sequence contains the following coding sequences:
- the LOC116247991 gene encoding disease resistance protein RUN1-like isoform X2, giving the protein MTPLFVAEHPVALDSRTEDVKNVLEIEDQDHARMVGIYAMGGMGKTTLATAVYNQISSHFDACSFISNIREKAAQSCGLVSLQKKLLCNVFKEEDVNISSTDQGISMIKQRIWSKKVLLVLDDVDCESQVKVLVGGLDWFCPGSRIIITTRDEEVLRAAGVNQNNVYKLQQFDATQSLQLFSWHAFGKEEPETKFAELSKEVASAAAGLPLVLKIFGSHFRDLEDKEWGITLRKLKEVQHKKIHERLKISFDALEVYEKQVFLDIACFFIRRGKRLATLMWESCRFFPEITIKVLIRKSLVSLIDEGHEFDMHDHVRDMGRRIVEDESRSNPGTWSRLWKQEEKLDVLQNKMGTRTEAITILGDEITQNYAHLKYDRRVYVKRPISESDSNSVDVEAFTGMAQLRMLRLGYMTLEGGYEHFPRMVKWLQWSPTNLDFLPSTMHLENIVILDLSGSSLSQLWNPQRSASTKVFHKLKVLNLRDCVNLTICPDFTSMLSLQILNLSKSEKITELHPSIGYLKSLNVLILLGCKSLIKIPPEIWQLVSLKELELGPCSQITALPPQVGGSKSLNQSLLVLERLNLDECVNFTICPDFTSTPHLQFLSFWDCSKMSELHPSIGLLKSLTSLCLFGCASLKQLPKEVWQLTSLKRLYLDKSGVTTLASQLGDFKSLEELSLLDTSITTLPESMRHLKQLKVLRCPPTFKEIPDWICSLPNLEELDASCCESLASLSNLLGNLRSLKKLDLSWTAIEELPDSIMSLEKLEVLELFRCKRLKYLPSSACIGSMLLKNHGGEESSERQHYSLPQFPPLTKLRAEGCSELEMIADVSNAKKLQRLHLGGCPKLVDVPGIEQLKWLDELELGGCRSLSDSLWKRVQEANLQRLTRFSISGSLSTGDSSDAQYICFFPPKCFESGCLLVLKLEESGLDNVDVEEDEWGIDVEEDECGLDSGDNEEDECGLDSSTFVHIDLMSDGAQAPFQISIEAKAWRRCDFFNETEVPYVELGEFVDMMRMRVSISSRLLLDGYLHSITDEYHTNDTRGYPPHISSIYGELYHPVVLLRLNFGSP; this is encoded by the exons ATGACACCGCTCTTCGTTGCTGAACATCCAGTAGCACTTGATTCTCGCACTgaggatgtgaaaaatgtgctGGAAATTGAAGACCAGGATCATGCAAGAATGGTCGGGATCTACGCCATGGGTGGAATGGGCAAGACAACTCTTGCTACGGCCGTCTATAACCAAATCTCTTCTCATTTTGATGCATGCAGCTTCATTTCTAACATCAGAGAAAAAGCAGCACAATCCTGTGGTCTCGTTTCCCTCCAAAAAAAGCTGCTTTGTAATGTTTTCAAAGAGGAGGATGTGAATATAAGCAGCACTGACCAAGGAATCAGCATGATTAAACAACGGATTTGGAGTAAGAAGGTCCTGCTAGTTCTTGATGATGTTGATTGTGAATCACAAGTAAAAGTGTTGGTTGGTGGCCTGGATTGGTTTTGCCCAGGGTCAAGAATCATTATTACTACTAGAGATGAGGAGGTGTTGAGAGCAGCAGGAGTGAACCAAAATAATGTGTATAAGCTTCAGCAGTTTGATGCTACCCAATCACTTCAACTTTTCAGTTGGCATGCATTTGGGAAAGAGGAGCCAGAAACCAAATTTGCAGAGCTATCGAAAGAGGTTGCATCTGCTGCTGCTGGGCTGCCATTAGTGCTTAAAATATTCGGGTCTCATTTTCGCGATCTAGAAGATAAAGAATGGGGAATTACGTTGAGAAAATTGAAGGAAGTTCAACACAAAAAAATCCATGAAAGGCTGAAGATAAGTTTTGACGCACTTGAGGTGTATGAAAAGCAAGTCTTTTTGGACATAGCATGTTTCTTTATTAGGAGAGGCAAACGGCTTGCTACTCTCATGTGGGAAAGTTGTAGGTTCTTCCCAGAAATAACAATTAAAGTCCTAATACGCAAGTCTTTAGTGAGCTTAATTGATGAAGGGCATGAATTTGATATGCATGACCATGTTCGGGACATGGGAAGAAGAATTGTAGAAGATGAGAGCCGTTCAAATCCAGGAACCTGGAGCAGGCTATGGAAACAAGAGGAGAAACTAGATGTGTTGCAAAACAAAATG GGAACAAGAACTGAAGCAATCACAATTCTAGGAGATGAAATTACTCAAAATTACGCGCATCTTAAATATGACCGTAGGGTGTATGTCAAAAGACCAATTTCTGAGAGTGATTCGAACTCTGTGGATGTAGAGGCTTTTACTGGAATGGCTCAACTTAGAATGCTCCGGTTGGGTTATATGACACTAGAAGGTGGATATGAACATTTTCCACGGATGGTCAAATGGTTACAATGGAGTCCCACAAACTTGGATTTCTTGCCAAGTACCATGCATCTTGAGAATATTGTTATTCTTGACTTATCTGGTAGCTCCTTATCACAACTTTGGAACCCCCAAAGATCTGCAAGTACCAAG GTCTTTCACAAATTGAAAGTCCTAAACCTCCGTGACTGTGTGAACCTCACCATATGTCCGGACTTTACGAGCATGCTATCTCTGCAGATATTGAATTTGTCGAAAAGTGAGAAGATTACTGAACTTCATCCATCTATTGGGTACCTCAAGAGCTTGAATGTCTTGATTTTATTAGGCTGCAAATCACTAATCAAAATTCCTCCAGAAATTTGGCAACTAGTCTCACTTAAAGAGCTTGAACTCGGGCCGTGCAGCCAGATTACAGCTTTGCCACCACAAGTGGGGGGTTCGAAgtcattaaatcaatcattgcTTGTCTTGGAACGCCTAAATCTCGACGAATGTGTGAACTTCACTATTTGCCCAGATTTTACTAGCACGCCACATTTACAGTTCTTGTCATTTTGGGATTGTTCGAAGATGAGTGAACTTCATCCGTCTATTGGGCTTCTCAAGAGCTTAACTTCTTTGTGTTTGTTCGGCTGTGCGTCACTAAAGCAGCTACCTAAAGAAGTTTGGCAATTGACTTCACTGAAAAGGCTTTACTTGGATAAGAGTGGAGTGACAACTTTGGCGTCACAGTTGGGGGATTTTAAGTCATTAGAGGAGCTTTCCCTTTTGGACACTAGCATAACAACTTTGCCTGAATCCATGAGACACTTGAAGCAACTGAAGGTTCTACGTTGTCCTCCCACGTTCAAAGAAATACCCGACTGGATATGTTCATTGCCCAATCTTGAAGAACTAGATGCTTCGTGCTGTGAATCTCTTGCATCTTTATCCAACTTGCTTGGCAACCTAAGGAGCTTGAAGAAGCTTGACTTGAGTTGGACAGCCATTGAAGAGCTTCCGGACTCCATTATGTCACTAGAGAAACTTGAGGTCTTGGAGCTTTTTAGATGCAAACGGCTGAAATATTTGCCATCTTCTGCATGTATTGGatcaatgttgttgaagaaCCATGGTGGCGAAGAATCTTCAGAGAGACAACACTATTCTCTCCCTCAATTCCCtcctttgactaaactcagggCAGAAGGTTGTTCTGAATTGGAAATGATAGCTGACGTCTCAAATGCAAAGAAATTGCAGAGATTGCATTTAGGCGGCTGTCCAAAGCTTGTGGACGTTCCTGGCATTGAGCAGTTGAAATGGTTAGACGAGCTAGAGCTTGGAGGATGTAGAAGTCTTTCCGACTCACTATGGAAAAGAGTTCAG GAGGCAAACTTGCAACGCTTGACTCGCTTCTCCATCTCTGGAAGCTTGAGTACTGGAGATTCGTCAGATGCACAATATATCTGTTTCTTCCCTCCTAAGTGCTTCGAGTCTGGCTGCTTGTTAGTCTTGAAACTAGAAGAAAGCGGCCTTGACAACGTCgatgttgaagaagatgaatggGGCATCgatgttgaagaagatgaatgcGGCCTTGACAGCGGTgataatgaagaagatgaatgcGGCCTTGACAGCAGCACTTTTGTTCACATAGACCTTATGAGCGATGGCGCCCAGGCaccatttcaaatttcaattgagGCGAAGGCATGGAGAAGATGTGATTTCTTCAATGAGACTGAGGTCCCATATGTGGAACTTGGCGAGTTCGTTGATATGATGAGGATGCGTGTCTCCATCTCTAGCCGCCTCCTACTGGATGGTTACCTCCACAGTATTACTGATGAATATCATACCAATGACACACGTGGTTACCCTCCTCACATCTCTTCAATTTATGGTGAACTATATCATCCTGTGGTTTTACTCCGCCTGAATTTTGGTTCACCATGA
- the LOC116247991 gene encoding TMV resistance protein N-like isoform X1 encodes MATDNGVMKRSRSGRYYEKSDYEDDEAGPSSSSAPPPAREDGFQYHVFLSFRGPDTRRGFTGHLYQALKDKGITTFIDNEKLEKGQKLEKLFGYIEKSKIFVPIFSKGYADSKWCLKEITKIVECKRLIVPVFFDVQPTDVRKQTGPFAAAFSRYRRNRTMDRVEVSKWSDALTEAGGVLGYSLADTEGHEAKLIQLILKRIRNEVNMTPLFVAEHPVALDSRTEDVKNVLEIEDQDHARMVGIYAMGGMGKTTLATAVYNQISSHFDACSFISNIREKAAQSCGLVSLQKKLLCNVFKEEDVNISSTDQGISMIKQRIWSKKVLLVLDDVDCESQVKVLVGGLDWFCPGSRIIITTRDEEVLRAAGVNQNNVYKLQQFDATQSLQLFSWHAFGKEEPETKFAELSKEVASAAAGLPLVLKIFGSHFRDLEDKEWGITLRKLKEVQHKKIHERLKISFDALEVYEKQVFLDIACFFIRRGKRLATLMWESCRFFPEITIKVLIRKSLVSLIDEGHEFDMHDHVRDMGRRIVEDESRSNPGTWSRLWKQEEKLDVLQNKMGTRTEAITILGDEITQNYAHLKYDRRVYVKRPISESDSNSVDVEAFTGMAQLRMLRLGYMTLEGGYEHFPRMVKWLQWSPTNLDFLPSTMHLENIVILDLSGSSLSQLWNPQRSASTKVFHKLKVLNLRDCVNLTICPDFTSMLSLQILNLSKSEKITELHPSIGYLKSLNVLILLGCKSLIKIPPEIWQLVSLKELELGPCSQITALPPQVGGSKSLNQSLLVLERLNLDECVNFTICPDFTSTPHLQFLSFWDCSKMSELHPSIGLLKSLTSLCLFGCASLKQLPKEVWQLTSLKRLYLDKSGVTTLASQLGDFKSLEELSLLDTSITTLPESMRHLKQLKVLRCPPTFKEIPDWICSLPNLEELDASCCESLASLSNLLGNLRSLKKLDLSWTAIEELPDSIMSLEKLEVLELFRCKRLKYLPSSACIGSMLLKNHGGEESSERQHYSLPQFPPLTKLRAEGCSELEMIADVSNAKKLQRLHLGGCPKLVDVPGIEQLKWLDELELGGCRSLSDSLWKRVQEANLQRLTRFSISGSLSTGDSSDAQYICFFPPKCFESGCLLVLKLEESGLDNVDVEEDEWGIDVEEDECGLDSGDNEEDECGLDSSTFVHIDLMSDGAQAPFQISIEAKAWRRCDFFNETEVPYVELGEFVDMMRMRVSISSRLLLDGYLHSITDEYHTNDTRGYPPHISSIYGELYHPVVLLRLNFGSP; translated from the exons ATGGCAACCGACAATG GAGTTATGAAAAGATCAAGGTCTGGACGATATTATGAGAAGTCTGATTATGAGGATGATGAAGCTGGCCCTTCTTCATCATCGGCACCACCACCGGCCAGGGAAGATGGATTCCAATATCATGTGTTTTTGAGTTTTAGAGGACCAGACACTCGCAGGGGCTTCACCGGCCATCTTTATCAAGCATTAAAAGATAAGGGCATCACCACTTTCATCGACAACGAGAAGTTGGAGAAGGGGCAGAAGCTGGAGAAGCTATTTGGGTACATAGAGAAATCAAAAATCTTTGTGCCCATCTTCTCTAAAGGTTATGCAGATTCGAAGTGGTGTTTAAAGGAAATAACAAAGATTGTGGAATGCAAGAGGCTCATTGTACCAGTGTTCTTTGATGTGCAGCCAACTGATGTCCGCAAACAAACTGGCCCTTTTGCGGCTGCATTTTCAAGGTACCGTAGGAATAGAACTATGGATAGGGTGGAGGTGAGCAAATGGAGTGATGCTTTGACAGAAGCAGGGGGAGTTTTAGGTTATTCATTGGCCGACACTGAAGG ACATGAGGCTAAGCTCATCCAACTAATCTTGAAGAGGATCCGGAATGAAGTAAATATGACACCGCTCTTCGTTGCTGAACATCCAGTAGCACTTGATTCTCGCACTgaggatgtgaaaaatgtgctGGAAATTGAAGACCAGGATCATGCAAGAATGGTCGGGATCTACGCCATGGGTGGAATGGGCAAGACAACTCTTGCTACGGCCGTCTATAACCAAATCTCTTCTCATTTTGATGCATGCAGCTTCATTTCTAACATCAGAGAAAAAGCAGCACAATCCTGTGGTCTCGTTTCCCTCCAAAAAAAGCTGCTTTGTAATGTTTTCAAAGAGGAGGATGTGAATATAAGCAGCACTGACCAAGGAATCAGCATGATTAAACAACGGATTTGGAGTAAGAAGGTCCTGCTAGTTCTTGATGATGTTGATTGTGAATCACAAGTAAAAGTGTTGGTTGGTGGCCTGGATTGGTTTTGCCCAGGGTCAAGAATCATTATTACTACTAGAGATGAGGAGGTGTTGAGAGCAGCAGGAGTGAACCAAAATAATGTGTATAAGCTTCAGCAGTTTGATGCTACCCAATCACTTCAACTTTTCAGTTGGCATGCATTTGGGAAAGAGGAGCCAGAAACCAAATTTGCAGAGCTATCGAAAGAGGTTGCATCTGCTGCTGCTGGGCTGCCATTAGTGCTTAAAATATTCGGGTCTCATTTTCGCGATCTAGAAGATAAAGAATGGGGAATTACGTTGAGAAAATTGAAGGAAGTTCAACACAAAAAAATCCATGAAAGGCTGAAGATAAGTTTTGACGCACTTGAGGTGTATGAAAAGCAAGTCTTTTTGGACATAGCATGTTTCTTTATTAGGAGAGGCAAACGGCTTGCTACTCTCATGTGGGAAAGTTGTAGGTTCTTCCCAGAAATAACAATTAAAGTCCTAATACGCAAGTCTTTAGTGAGCTTAATTGATGAAGGGCATGAATTTGATATGCATGACCATGTTCGGGACATGGGAAGAAGAATTGTAGAAGATGAGAGCCGTTCAAATCCAGGAACCTGGAGCAGGCTATGGAAACAAGAGGAGAAACTAGATGTGTTGCAAAACAAAATG GGAACAAGAACTGAAGCAATCACAATTCTAGGAGATGAAATTACTCAAAATTACGCGCATCTTAAATATGACCGTAGGGTGTATGTCAAAAGACCAATTTCTGAGAGTGATTCGAACTCTGTGGATGTAGAGGCTTTTACTGGAATGGCTCAACTTAGAATGCTCCGGTTGGGTTATATGACACTAGAAGGTGGATATGAACATTTTCCACGGATGGTCAAATGGTTACAATGGAGTCCCACAAACTTGGATTTCTTGCCAAGTACCATGCATCTTGAGAATATTGTTATTCTTGACTTATCTGGTAGCTCCTTATCACAACTTTGGAACCCCCAAAGATCTGCAAGTACCAAG GTCTTTCACAAATTGAAAGTCCTAAACCTCCGTGACTGTGTGAACCTCACCATATGTCCGGACTTTACGAGCATGCTATCTCTGCAGATATTGAATTTGTCGAAAAGTGAGAAGATTACTGAACTTCATCCATCTATTGGGTACCTCAAGAGCTTGAATGTCTTGATTTTATTAGGCTGCAAATCACTAATCAAAATTCCTCCAGAAATTTGGCAACTAGTCTCACTTAAAGAGCTTGAACTCGGGCCGTGCAGCCAGATTACAGCTTTGCCACCACAAGTGGGGGGTTCGAAgtcattaaatcaatcattgcTTGTCTTGGAACGCCTAAATCTCGACGAATGTGTGAACTTCACTATTTGCCCAGATTTTACTAGCACGCCACATTTACAGTTCTTGTCATTTTGGGATTGTTCGAAGATGAGTGAACTTCATCCGTCTATTGGGCTTCTCAAGAGCTTAACTTCTTTGTGTTTGTTCGGCTGTGCGTCACTAAAGCAGCTACCTAAAGAAGTTTGGCAATTGACTTCACTGAAAAGGCTTTACTTGGATAAGAGTGGAGTGACAACTTTGGCGTCACAGTTGGGGGATTTTAAGTCATTAGAGGAGCTTTCCCTTTTGGACACTAGCATAACAACTTTGCCTGAATCCATGAGACACTTGAAGCAACTGAAGGTTCTACGTTGTCCTCCCACGTTCAAAGAAATACCCGACTGGATATGTTCATTGCCCAATCTTGAAGAACTAGATGCTTCGTGCTGTGAATCTCTTGCATCTTTATCCAACTTGCTTGGCAACCTAAGGAGCTTGAAGAAGCTTGACTTGAGTTGGACAGCCATTGAAGAGCTTCCGGACTCCATTATGTCACTAGAGAAACTTGAGGTCTTGGAGCTTTTTAGATGCAAACGGCTGAAATATTTGCCATCTTCTGCATGTATTGGatcaatgttgttgaagaaCCATGGTGGCGAAGAATCTTCAGAGAGACAACACTATTCTCTCCCTCAATTCCCtcctttgactaaactcagggCAGAAGGTTGTTCTGAATTGGAAATGATAGCTGACGTCTCAAATGCAAAGAAATTGCAGAGATTGCATTTAGGCGGCTGTCCAAAGCTTGTGGACGTTCCTGGCATTGAGCAGTTGAAATGGTTAGACGAGCTAGAGCTTGGAGGATGTAGAAGTCTTTCCGACTCACTATGGAAAAGAGTTCAG GAGGCAAACTTGCAACGCTTGACTCGCTTCTCCATCTCTGGAAGCTTGAGTACTGGAGATTCGTCAGATGCACAATATATCTGTTTCTTCCCTCCTAAGTGCTTCGAGTCTGGCTGCTTGTTAGTCTTGAAACTAGAAGAAAGCGGCCTTGACAACGTCgatgttgaagaagatgaatggGGCATCgatgttgaagaagatgaatgcGGCCTTGACAGCGGTgataatgaagaagatgaatgcGGCCTTGACAGCAGCACTTTTGTTCACATAGACCTTATGAGCGATGGCGCCCAGGCaccatttcaaatttcaattgagGCGAAGGCATGGAGAAGATGTGATTTCTTCAATGAGACTGAGGTCCCATATGTGGAACTTGGCGAGTTCGTTGATATGATGAGGATGCGTGTCTCCATCTCTAGCCGCCTCCTACTGGATGGTTACCTCCACAGTATTACTGATGAATATCATACCAATGACACACGTGGTTACCCTCCTCACATCTCTTCAATTTATGGTGAACTATATCATCCTGTGGTTTTACTCCGCCTGAATTTTGGTTCACCATGA